The following proteins are co-located in the Triticum aestivum cultivar Chinese Spring chromosome 1A, IWGSC CS RefSeq v2.1, whole genome shotgun sequence genome:
- the LOC123069492 gene encoding zinc finger CCCH domain-containing protein 27, with the protein MHKGSIAQALDADKIEVPSPKEESNSTDSEAATDTENFEISDDDDDDRNHKHRRREAMPQPFGESIEEQAAGRPFKRRPRISGNGQPFGGADSRGEAQNNFIPKFKRRPGPGAHSRGGRVNQSFRSASAAARPPMARGRGRNGAPWTHHDPRFNTLDMIDFASQMASQGPPTHPNLFMGPPLPSGGGAQNGPWGPYGFMPGMPNGMMDPIHPLGMQGPIQPPLIDLGMPRQRCRDFEERGFCLRGDMCPMEHGVNRIVVEDMQSLSQFNLPVSVPNAPGLGIQSETGTAHVNLTNLGGSKGVPAKDIKSGVADNPSKLNGSTASAVADADVYDPDQPLWNNERPEASSAGFAHTNDGIWNAETSSYEAGWEHANQGFAADDSQNPKSSVWGRIASKRKPGPGKTANTTSTSATGNQRSDYNDDMAPSTVQVKPASIKDTNGRPSSRMSADVGRQSNSRTSHKASRTLYVNGIPPESNRWEALLSHFEKFGQVIDIYVPANSEKAFIQFSKREEAEAALKAPDAVMGNRFIRLWWANRDRITDEGDGRISAKPPLSNSALPQPSSSNRGKDLQSTTPRASSGSSASGPGIGPKKLPANSITSIPPPAPKRQENLEMLEAIRKKQDMLAQQRDELLQRLEKYAKQTSSANSVKQAEAGGKTVGSNAVGKVGDVSSMNTGTEGPQEVAGTLEKKISGEMASSSPKYAPTSTQKPAVAARQLSPLLAPPQNRFKLDNRTTSFRILPPLPPEIANETVLKDHFAAFGELSSVVLEDTEAHNHDTTLKPSLSCSACVTYATRQSAEKAFISGKSCKGHMLRFMWLTASPGSNNQSIPQKSLIPVRPTGISGQTGNMTSESQSPVGKISSAATSGTAAIPYSESVPSAESSKTFPIGISKELSSSSSLSSNVECPPGNDSTMNAVFTDPGVAQ; encoded by the exons ATGCACAAAGGGTCTATAGCTCAAGCATTGGATGCTGACAAAATAGAAGTTCCTTCACCAAAGGAAGAAAGTAATTCCACCGATTCGGAAGCTGCTACAGATACTGAAAACTTTGAAATTagtgacgacgacgatgatgatcgtAATCACAAGCACCGAAGAAGAGAGGCTATGCCTCAACCTTTTGGTGAGAGTATCGAAGAGCAAGCTGCAGGGAGGCCTTTTAAAAGAAGGCCCAGGATTTCTGGTAATGGGCAGCCTTTTGGTGGAGCTGATTCACGTGGGGAAGCACAGAACAACTTCATACCAAAATTCAAGAGGCGTCCTGGACCAGGAGCTCACAGTCGGGGAGGTAGAGTGAACCAGTCCTTCCGTTCAGCTTCTGCTGCTGCTCGCCCTCCTATGGCACGGGGAAGAGGACGGAATGGTGCACCCTGGACTCATCATGACCCAAGATTTAACACACTTGACATGATTGATTTTGCATCACAGATGGCCTCACAAGGACCACCCACACATCCTAACTTATTTATGGGTCCTCCACTGCCGAGTGGCGGTGGTGCTCAAAACGGTCCGTGGGGTCCGTATGGATTTATGCCTGGAATGCCTAATGGAATGATGGATCCAATTCACCCACTTGGAATGCAGGGCCCTATTCAGCCTCCTTTAATTGATCTTGGCATGCCTCGTCAACGTTGTAGAGACTTTGAGGAGCGTGGATTTTGCTTGAGAGGGGATATGTGCCCCATGGAGCATGGTGTAAATAGAATTGTTGTCGAAGATATGCAG AGCCTATCACAGTTCAATCTTCCAGTCTCAGTTCCAAATGCTCCAGGACTAGGAATCCAAAGTGAGACAGGAACTGCTCATGTTAACTTAACAAACCTAGGGGGCAGTAAAGGTGTTCCTGCAAAAGATATCAAATCTGGTGTGGCAGATAACCCATCGAAGCTAAATGGAAGCACTGCTTCAGCTGTTGCTGATGCAGATGTATATGATCCTGATCAGCCCCTGTGGAACAATGAACGGCCTGAAGCATCTAGTGCTGGTTTTGCACATACTAATGATGGAATATGGAATGCTGAAACCTCAAGCTATGAAGCAGGGTGGGAGCATGCAAATCAGGGTTTTGCAGCTGATGATTCACAAAATCCAAAGTCTTCTGTTTGGGGGAGAATAGCATCAAAGAGAAAACCCGGGCCTGGCAAAACAGCTAATACTACTTCGACGAGTGCAACTGGAAACCAAAGAAGTGACTACAATGATGATATGGCTCCTAGCACTGTCCAAGTAAAGCCTGCTTCTATTAAGGATACTAATGGTCGACCCAGTTCAAGAATGTCTGCAGATGTGGGCCGGCAAAGTAATAGTAGGACCTCTCACAAAGCATCTCGCACACTTTATGTAAATGGCATTCCACCAGAAAGTAACAGATGGGAGGCCCTTCTGTCGCACTTCGAAAAATTCGGTCAAGTAATAGATATATATGTTCCAGCTAACAGTGAGAAAGCTTTTATCCAGTTCTCTAAAAGGGAAGAAGCTGAAGCTGCCCTAAAAGCTCCAGACGCTGTGATGGGAAACCGTTTTATAAGGCTATGGTGGGCGAACAGAGACAGGATTACTGACGAGGGAGATGGTAGAATCTCTGCGAAACCTCCTCTGTCAAATTCTGCCCTTCCCCAACCATCTTCATCCAACAGAGGCAAGGATCTTCAATCTACAACTCCAAGGGCCAGTTCTGGATCTTCTGCATCAGGCCCTGGTATAGGTCCTAAAAAGTTGCCTGCCAACAGTATAACATCAATACCTCCCCCTGCTCCCAAAAGGCAAGAAAATCTGGAAATGCTGGAAGCAATTCGTAAAAAACAAGATATGTTAGCTCAGCAGCGTGACGAGTTACTTCAGCGGTTAGAGAAATATGCGAAACAA ACAAGTTCAGCAAATTCAGTAAAACAGGCAGAGGCTGGTGGAAAAACAGTTGGGTCAAATGCTGTGGGGAAAGTGGGCGATGTCAGTTCCATGAACACTGGGACAGAAGGGCCGCAAGAGGTCGCTGGTACACTGGAAAAGAAAATTTCTGGGGAGATGGCTTCATCTTCCCCAAAATATGCTCCAACATCCACACAGAAACCAGCTGTAGCTGCGAGGCAGCTGTCTCCTCTGTTAGCACCACCGCAGAATAGGTTTAAGCTTGACAACCGGACCACATCGTTTAGGATCCTTCCTCCTTTGCCACCTGAAATCGCAAAT GAAACTGTCTTGAAAGATCATTTTGCAGCATTCGGTGAGCTTTCATCTGTTGTACTGGAAGACACCGAAGCCCACAACCATGATACAACCTTAAAGCCTTCCCTGAGTTGCTCGGCTTGTGTGACGTATGCAACGCGGCAATCTGCTGAGAAAGCATTTATTAGTGGCAAATCTTGTAAAGGGCACATGCTACGGTTTATGTGGTTGACGGCCTCTCCTGGCTCTAATAACCAATCAATACCTCAGAAAAGTTTAATTCCCGTCAGGCCCACTGGCATCTCAGGCCAAACTGGCAACATGACATCTGAGTCCCAAAGCCCTGTTGGGAAAATCTCATCTGCTGCCACATCTGGTACAGCAGCCATTCCTTATAGTGAATCCGTTCCAAGTGCAGAAAGTTCAAAGACATTTCCTATTGGGATTTCCAAAGAATTATCTTCCAGTTCCTCTCTATCATCAAATGTGGAGTGTCCTCCTGGAAATGATTCCACAATGAATGCCGTCTTTACAGACCCTGGTGTTGCGCAGTGA
- the LOC123069501 gene encoding phosphoribosylglycinamide formyltransferase, chloroplastic, whose translation MEAAAVASPGSGLRYLPPINPAQKRQRSRSATAGAFATTRRQPRAAVACRRPHRVEAAAAARDSGGSGDSSHCSGGVRSRKRLAVFVSGGGSNFRSIHEATAAGGKASSGDVVALVTDKPGCGGAEYARRSGIPVVLFPRSKSAPEGVPTAQLLNALRDLRVDFVLLAGYLKLIPSELVQAYPRSVLNIHPSLLPAFGGKGYYGLKVHKAVIASGARYSGPTVHFVDEQFDTGRTLAQRVVPVLADDTPEQLAARVLHEEHHVYVEAVAALCEDRIVWREDGVPLIRTQTNPDAYA comes from the exons ATGGAGGCGGCCGCCGTCGCTTCCCCCGGCTCCGGGCTGCGCTACCTGCCACCGATCAACCCCGCCCAGAAGCGGCAGCGGAGCCGGAGCGCGACGGCGGGGGCCTTCGCGACCACGCGGCGGCAGCCTCGCGCTGCTGTCGCTTGCAGGCGGCCCCATCGcgttgaggcggcggcggcggcgagggatagCGGCGGATCCGGGGACTCTTCTCACTGTTCCGGCGGAGTGAGGAGCAGGAAACGCCTCGCGGTGTTCGTGTCCGGCGGCGGCTCCAACTTCCGGTCCATCCACGAGGCCACCGCCGCGGGCGGCAAGGCGAGCAGCGGGGATGTGGTCGCGCTCGTCACGGACAAGCCAG GATGCGGCGGAGCGGAGTACGCGAGGCGCAGCGGCATACCGGTGGTCCTGTTCCCCAGGTCCAAATCGGCGCCGGAGGGGGTGCCGACGGCTCAGCTTCTGAATGCCCTGAG GGATCTCAGGGTGGACTTCGTTCTGCTCGCTGGTTACCTGAAACTTATACCCAGTGAGCTAGTCCAGGCATATCCCAGATCCGTACTGAATATACATCCTTCGCTCCTCCCGGCATTCGGAGGCAAGGGTTATTATGGTCTGAAGGTGCATAAAGCCGTCATTGCGTCTGGAGCCAG ATATTCAGGACCAACTGTGCACTTTGTGGATGAACAGTTCGACACGGGAAGAACTTTAGCCCAAAGGGTTGTGCCTGTGCTAGCCGACGATACTCCAGAGCAATTGGCTGCAAGGGTTCTACATGAG GAGCATCATGTTTATGTTGAGGCAGTTGCTGCCTTGTGCGAGGATCGAATCGTGTGGCGAGAAGACGGTGTCCCACTTATCAGAACTCAGACAAACCCCGATGCATACGCCTAA